A region from the Bactrocera dorsalis isolate Fly_Bdor chromosome 1, ASM2337382v1, whole genome shotgun sequence genome encodes:
- the LOC105232377 gene encoding uncharacterized protein LOC105232377 isoform X1: protein MVEFWGIFVVFSACAAIQLTESRIQHAYRPTSLSDSDELSDISNSISDSSKDDSSTFIQTNLYEDTSVTSTRATQETQANIVPHVQHSRVNESTESNVEITTPSATTSTPKIRFSLSERREALHVLTYYLLLEYSKDYVSKTRNVMKKLIHELESLTEKSDDVKKRLTELKATLKELEGFDIEPDNLEEASEIVTKLNHELDEPVNEPLEVVAALRKVGWMDMRYELGDEMSAITDKFVIAFNQFVDTLTPWERLTEADLVDLNKRFNDDTTVDRWDLFPDFWKYLTESYN from the exons ATGGTGGAATTCTGGGGCATATTTGTGGTATTTTCTGCTTGCGCTGCAATCCAG CTGACTGAGTCGCGAATTCAGCACGCTTACCGTCCAACCAGCCTCAGCGACTCCGACGAATTATCGGACATATCAAATAGTATAAGCGACTCCTCGAAAGATGATTCGAGCACATTTATACAGACAAATTTGTATGAGGACACTTCGGTTACTTCTACGCGTGCAACGCAAGAGACGCAAGCAAATATAGTACCTCACGTGCAACATTCAAGAGTAAACGAATCAACCGAATCAAATGTGGAGATCACAACCCCTAGCGCAACTACGAGTACACCGAAGATACGTTTCAGCTTAAGTGAAAGACGTGAAGCATTACATGTATTAACCTACTATCTCTTGTTGGAATATTCGAAAGATTACGTTAGTAAAACAAGGAACGTCATGAAGAAACTTATTCATGAACTCGAATCGTTAACCGAGAAGAGTGACGATGTTAAAAAGCGACTAACTGAACTAAAAGCTACTCTAAAAGAATTGGAAGGCTTCGATATAGAACCCGATAACTTAGAAGAAGCCTCAGAAATTGTCACTAAACTGAATCATGAGCTTGATGAACCTGTAAATGAGCCACTAGAGGTGGTTGCCGCGCTCAGAAAAGTTGGTTGGATGGACATGCGCTACGAGCTGGGCGATGAAATGTCTGCAATTACCGATAAATTTGTCATAGCATTCAATCAGTTTGTGGATACGCTAACGCCGTGGGAGCGACTGACGGAGGCCGACTTAGTCGATCTGAACAAGCGGTTTAACGACGACACAACTGTTGACCGATGGGATTTGTTCCctgatttttggaaatatttaacAGAGAGCTATAACTAA
- the LOC105232377 gene encoding uncharacterized protein LOC105232377 isoform X2 gives MVEFWGIFVVFSACAAIQLTESRIQHAYRPTSLSDSDELSDISNSISDSSKDDSGSFIQANMYEDISVTSTRATQETQANTVPHVEHSTVNESTESNVEITTPSATTRKIRLSLVERREALTELTGNLIATYRKNYVGKPRDILKKLILELEASRAKSDDVKERLIELNNTLKELTAFNIESDDLEEAVDIVHELIDELDYPEDEPPQVIAALRKVGWLDMRYELDDETLAITDKFGKAFNKFVATLTPWERLTEAGLVDLNRRFNEVPTDDKWDLFTEFWTYVTESYN, from the exons ATGGTGGAATTCTGGGGCATATTTGTGGTATTTTCTGCTTGCGCTGCAATCCAG CTGACTGAGTCGCGAATTCAGCACGCTTACCGTCCAACCAGCCTCAGCGACTCCGACGAATTATCGGACATATCAAATAGTATAAGCGACTCGTCCAAAGATGATTCAGGTTCATTTATACAAGCAAATATGTATGAGGACATTTCGGTTACTTCTACGCGTGCAACGCAAGAGACGCAAGCAAATACAGTACCTCACGTGGAACATTCAACAGTAAACGAATCAACCGAATCAAATGTGGAGATCACAACCCCTAGCGCAACTACACGGAAGATACGTTTGAGCTTAGTTGAAAGACGTGAAGCATTAACTGAACTTACCGGAAATCTCATAGCTACATATCGGAAAAATTACGTGGGTAAACCACGTGACATCTTGAAGAAACTTATCCTTGAACTCGAAGCGTCAAGGGCGAAAAGTGACGATGTTAAAGAGAGactaattgaattaaataatactCTAAAAGAACTGACGGCTTTTAACATTGAATCCGATGACTTAGAAGAAGCCGTCGATATTGTCCATGAACTAATTGACGAACTTGATTACCCTGAGGATGAGCCACCACAAGTGATCGCCGCACTCAGAAAAGTTGGTTGGTTGGACATGCGTTACGAGTTGGACGATGAAACACTTGCAATTACTGATAAATTTGGCAAAgcattcaataaatttgtggctaCGCTAACGCCGTGGGAGCGACTGACGGAGGCCGGCTTAGTCGATCTGAACAGACGTTTCAATGAGGTCCCAACTGATGACAAATGGGATTTGTTCACTGAGTTTTGGACATATGTAACAGAGAGCTATAACTAA